A stretch of Paracoccus sp. N5 DNA encodes these proteins:
- a CDS encoding DEAD/DEAH box helicase family protein, producing the protein MLNFTPAKIINLRDYQEDAVEALRQGIRIGTKRQILCAGTGAGKTVMAAHLLRQAHEKGSYALFLVDRVELVKQTSRTLDEYGIPHGIVQGEHLPENRTVT; encoded by the coding sequence ATGCTGAATTTCACGCCGGCAAAGATCATCAACCTTCGCGACTACCAGGAGGATGCCGTTGAAGCCCTGCGGCAGGGCATCCGCATTGGCACCAAGCGGCAGATCCTTTGTGCCGGCACCGGAGCGGGAAAAACGGTCATGGCGGCACACCTGCTGCGCCAGGCGCACGAGAAGGGCAGCTATGCGCTGTTCCTCGTGGACCGAGTCGAGCTGGTGAAGCAAACCAGTCGCACGCTGGACGAATACGGCATCCCGCACGGCATCGTGCAGGGTGAGCACCTCCCCGAAAATCGGACAGTGACGTAA
- a CDS encoding ParB N-terminal domain-containing protein — translation MKTSKVMTLLASIEQIGLQTPITVWAKPDDAFQLVAGAHRLAAAKHLGWETVDAFFMKGDDIDRQIWEIDENLMRSELTPTQFSEHLAKRKELWEAVNRDKLPRLKVKEIMGAVIGRPSLPQRRPTLPG, via the coding sequence GTGAAGACATCCAAGGTGATGACCTTGCTTGCCAGCATCGAGCAAATCGGCCTGCAAACCCCGATCACAGTCTGGGCCAAGCCCGACGACGCCTTCCAGCTTGTGGCGGGCGCTCACCGACTGGCCGCCGCCAAGCATCTGGGCTGGGAGACCGTTGATGCCTTCTTCATGAAGGGCGACGATATCGACCGACAGATCTGGGAGATTGACGAGAACTTGATGCGGTCGGAACTGACCCCGACACAGTTCTCCGAGCATCTCGCCAAGCGAAAAGAGCTTTGGGAGGCCGTCAATCGGGACAAGTTGCCCCGATTGAAAGTAAAAGAGATAATGGGCGCGGTCATAGGCAGACCGAGTTTGCCTCAGAGACGGCCAACGCTACCGGGGTAG
- a CDS encoding AlpA family transcriptional regulator — protein MFHIQHEGAAMADAVYRRPAAEKMTALSRSSIYDMMKRGEFPRPIKITGKAVAWRESDISAWLASRPQPTY, from the coding sequence ATGTTCCATATTCAACATGAGGGTGCCGCCATGGCAGACGCTGTGTATCGCCGGCCAGCGGCTGAGAAAATGACCGCGCTCAGCCGCAGCTCGATCTATGATATGATGAAGCGGGGCGAGTTCCCCCGCCCAATCAAGATTACCGGCAAGGCAGTGGCGTGGCGCGAGAGCGACATCAGCGCTTGGCTCGCCAGCCGCCCCCAGCCCACCTACTGA
- a CDS encoding site-specific integrase, with protein MRRPAKALSARFVQTVSEPGKFFDGHGLILRVDAHGNKSWVQRIVIQGNRRELGLGSVDFVSLAEARAAAYENRKLARSRGDPLQDRRAQRQIQTFEEAARAIYEMLKPTWKNEKHASQFIATLETYVFPTMGRTKVSDVTSAQRISKVMKWGIAQGWRKDNPAIGISDALPKQTAPRQRRKAMDYPDVPAFLSALHRSKAGLSTRLCLEFLILTCARSLEARGACWDEIDLNEKAWNVPADRMKMKRPHRVPLSRRALAILKEAEGLKEGAFIFPGTKAGKMLSDMTLSKLVKELGFPVDVHGFRTSFRTWTQEQTNFPNDIAERALAHIVGTDVERAYAHSDLFEKRRKMMEAWAGYLAEKRDNFVRIG; from the coding sequence ATGAGAAGGCCAGCCAAGGCGCTGAGCGCGCGCTTCGTGCAGACCGTCAGCGAGCCGGGAAAGTTCTTCGACGGGCACGGGCTGATCCTCCGGGTTGATGCCCACGGGAACAAGTCCTGGGTGCAACGGATCGTCATTCAAGGCAATCGTCGGGAGCTGGGACTGGGCAGCGTCGATTTCGTCTCGCTGGCTGAGGCGCGGGCGGCTGCCTATGAAAACCGAAAGCTCGCTCGATCCCGCGGCGACCCATTGCAGGACCGGCGCGCTCAACGTCAGATCCAGACCTTCGAGGAAGCGGCCCGCGCCATCTATGAGATGCTCAAGCCGACCTGGAAGAACGAGAAGCATGCCAGCCAGTTCATCGCCACCCTTGAGACCTATGTGTTTCCGACCATGGGCAGGACTAAGGTTTCGGATGTGACCAGCGCCCAACGAATCAGTAAGGTCATGAAGTGGGGCATCGCTCAGGGCTGGCGCAAGGACAACCCGGCCATCGGCATATCCGATGCGCTGCCCAAGCAGACGGCGCCCAGGCAGCGGCGCAAGGCCATGGACTATCCCGATGTGCCAGCGTTCCTCTCGGCGCTGCACAGGTCGAAGGCGGGGCTGTCGACACGACTGTGCCTTGAATTCCTGATCCTGACCTGCGCCCGCTCGTTGGAAGCCCGTGGCGCCTGCTGGGACGAGATCGACCTCAATGAGAAGGCGTGGAACGTGCCGGCTGACCGGATGAAGATGAAGCGCCCGCATCGGGTGCCGCTGTCCCGCCGGGCGCTAGCCATCCTCAAGGAAGCCGAGGGGCTGAAAGAGGGGGCCTTCATTTTCCCCGGCACCAAGGCCGGCAAGATGCTCAGCGACATGACCCTTTCCAAGCTGGTGAAGGAACTCGGCTTTCCCGTGGACGTGCACGGGTTCCGCACCAGTTTCAGGACCTGGACGCAGGAGCAGACGAACTTCCCGAACGACATCGCCGAACGCGCCCTGGCGCACATCGTCGGGACCGATGTGGAGCGCGCCTATGCCCACTCCGACCTGTTCGAGAAGCGGCGCAAGATGATGGAAGCGTGGGCCGGGTATCTGGCCGAGAAACGAGACAATTTCGTGAGGATTGGGTGA
- a CDS encoding aldo/keto reductase has protein sequence MNGLDLGDSGVTVSGICLGTMTFGNQTDARAAHDQLDRALAAGIGFLDTAEMYPVNPTRRETVGRSEEIIGDWLAARGNRDRVRIATKVTGPSGMVRPQGYDGAIIRQTVEASLKRLRTDCIDLYQLHWPQRGSYAFRQNWRYDPSGQDRQQTLDHMADVLEAIADLNKAGKIRAFGLSNESAWGTARWIDTAERLGAPRVATIQNEYSLLYRAFDTDLAELAVNERVTLLAYSPLAAGLLTGKYQDGGNPPGSRAAVDAGTGGQGNLGGRRTDRAIEAVAAWLELAAELGLDPVHMAIAFTRQRPFPSIPIIGATDTAQLDHLLAGLDLVLSDEALRRIDRLHRAHPMPY, from the coding sequence ATGAACGGCTTGGACCTGGGTGACAGCGGCGTGACTGTCAGCGGCATCTGCCTCGGCACGATGACCTTCGGCAACCAGACCGACGCGCGCGCCGCCCATGACCAGCTGGACCGCGCCCTCGCCGCCGGCATAGGCTTTCTCGACACCGCCGAGATGTATCCCGTCAACCCCACCCGGCGCGAGACCGTCGGCCGCAGCGAGGAAATCATCGGCGACTGGCTGGCGGCGCGCGGCAACCGCGACCGGGTGCGGATCGCGACCAAGGTCACCGGCCCCAGCGGCATGGTCCGGCCCCAGGGCTATGACGGCGCCATCATCCGCCAGACCGTCGAGGCCTCGCTGAAGCGCCTGCGCACCGATTGCATCGACCTTTATCAGCTGCATTGGCCGCAGCGCGGCAGCTACGCCTTCCGGCAGAACTGGCGCTACGATCCCTCGGGACAGGACCGGCAGCAGACGCTCGACCACATGGCCGATGTGCTCGAGGCCATCGCCGATCTCAACAAGGCCGGCAAGATCCGCGCCTTCGGCCTTTCCAACGAATCGGCCTGGGGCACGGCGCGCTGGATCGACACCGCCGAGCGGCTGGGCGCCCCGCGCGTGGCGACGATCCAGAACGAATATTCCCTGCTCTACCGCGCCTTCGACACCGACCTGGCCGAGCTTGCGGTGAACGAACGGGTGACGCTGCTCGCCTATTCGCCGCTGGCGGCGGGGCTACTGACCGGCAAATACCAGGATGGCGGCAACCCGCCGGGCAGCCGCGCGGCGGTCGATGCCGGGACCGGCGGCCAGGGCAACCTGGGCGGCCGCCGCACCGACCGGGCCATCGAGGCGGTCGCGGCATGGCTGGAACTGGCGGCCGAGCTGGGGCTGGACCCGGTCCACATGGCCATCGCCTTCACCCGGCAGCGGCCGTTCCCGTCGATCCCGATCATCGGCGCCACCGATACGGCGCAGCTCGACCACCTGCTCGCCGGCCTGGACCTGGTGCTGTCCGACGAGGCGCTGCGCCGCATCGACCGGCTGCACCGCGCCCATCCCATGCCCTATTGA
- a CDS encoding nitronate monooxygenase family protein translates to MLPPILADLRIPVVASPMFIVSGPDLVIAQCKAGIVGSFPALNAREKPGEAPLLDAWLTRIAEELDRHNQANPDRPAAPFAVNQIVHRSNARLERDIEICHRHKVPIWITSLGARPEVNAAAHDCGGIALHDVINNSFARKAIDKGADGLIAVAAGAGGHAGPQSPFALVQEIRAWFDGPLLLSGAIATGRAVLAAQAMGADLAYIGSPFIATTESSAQPEYKRMIAESGAEDIVTSSLFTGVSGNYLAPSIRAAGLDPENLATADATAMDFDKATSGGKPKAWSQIWGSGQGIGAVKSVRPAAELIDRLATEYAAARRALCAD, encoded by the coding sequence ATGCTGCCGCCCATCCTTGCCGACCTGCGCATCCCCGTCGTCGCCTCGCCCATGTTCATCGTCTCGGGGCCCGACCTGGTCATCGCGCAATGCAAGGCCGGCATCGTCGGCAGCTTCCCGGCGCTGAACGCCCGCGAGAAACCCGGCGAGGCCCCGCTGCTCGACGCCTGGCTGACCCGCATCGCCGAGGAACTCGACCGCCACAACCAGGCCAATCCCGACCGCCCGGCCGCGCCCTTCGCGGTGAACCAGATCGTGCATCGCTCGAACGCGCGGCTGGAACGCGACATCGAGATCTGCCACCGCCACAAGGTGCCGATCTGGATCACCAGCCTGGGCGCCCGGCCCGAGGTGAACGCCGCCGCGCATGACTGCGGCGGCATCGCGCTGCATGACGTGATCAACAACAGCTTCGCCCGCAAGGCCATCGACAAGGGCGCCGACGGGCTGATCGCGGTGGCGGCGGGCGCCGGCGGCCATGCCGGCCCGCAATCGCCCTTCGCGCTGGTCCAGGAGATCCGGGCCTGGTTCGACGGCCCGCTGCTGCTCTCGGGCGCCATCGCCACCGGCCGCGCGGTGCTGGCGGCGCAGGCCATGGGCGCCGACCTCGCCTATATCGGCAGCCCCTTCATCGCCACCACCGAATCCAGCGCCCAGCCGGAATACAAGCGCATGATCGCCGAAAGCGGCGCCGAGGATATCGTCACCTCCTCCCTCTTCACCGGCGTCTCGGGCAATTACCTCGCGCCCTCGATCCGCGCGGCCGGGCTCGACCCGGAAAACCTCGCGACGGCCGATGCCACGGCGATGGATTTCGACAAGGCCACCTCGGGCGGCAAGCCCAAGGCCTGGAGCCAGATCTGGGGCTCGGGCCAGGGCATCGGCGCGGTGAAATCCGTGAGGCCCGCCGCCGAACTCATCGACCGCCTGGCCACCGAATATGCCGCCGCGCGCCGCGCGCTCTGCGCCGACTAA
- a CDS encoding response regulator, with amino-acid sequence MSAADLAQSISRELPYLRRYARALTGSQTAGDNYAAATLEAILADRSAMQGDDTRIGLFRTFHAIWQSSGQPVEAEAQTPREARAQAHLRGLTPNSREALLLRTIEELRYDQIAQVMQCPQAEAEELVQIALSEMSQTLSGKVIVIEDETIIAMDLKGIVQAMGHDVTGIARTHKAAVELAHQKRPDLILADIQLADGSSGIDAVNELLADMGDIPVIFITAFPERLLTGDRPEPAFLISKPYSEEQVRSAVSQAMFFASTEGLAVS; translated from the coding sequence ATGTCCGCAGCGGATCTCGCCCAATCCATCAGCCGAGAGCTGCCCTATCTTCGCCGCTATGCGCGTGCGCTGACCGGCAGCCAGACAGCCGGCGACAATTATGCCGCCGCCACGCTCGAGGCCATCCTGGCCGACCGCAGCGCCATGCAGGGCGATGACACCCGCATCGGCCTGTTCCGCACCTTCCACGCCATCTGGCAAAGCTCGGGCCAGCCGGTCGAGGCCGAGGCGCAGACCCCGCGCGAGGCCCGCGCCCAGGCGCATCTGCGCGGGTTGACGCCGAATTCGCGCGAGGCGCTGCTTTTGCGCACCATCGAGGAGCTGCGCTATGACCAGATCGCGCAGGTCATGCAATGCCCGCAGGCCGAGGCCGAGGAGCTGGTGCAGATCGCGCTGAGCGAGATGAGCCAGACGCTGTCCGGCAAGGTCATAGTGATCGAGGACGAGACCATCATCGCCATGGACCTGAAGGGCATCGTCCAGGCCATGGGCCATGACGTGACCGGCATCGCCCGCACCCACAAGGCCGCGGTCGAGCTGGCGCATCAGAAGCGGCCGGACCTGATCCTGGCCGATATCCAGCTGGCCGACGGTTCCTCGGGCATCGACGCGGTGAACGAGCTGCTGGCCGACATGGGCGACATTCCGGTGATCTTCATCACCGCCTTCCCCGAGCGGCTGCTGACCGGCGACCGGCCGGAGCCGGCCTTCCTGATCTCGAAACCCTATTCCGAGGAGCAGGTGCGCTCGGCGGTGTCGCAGGCGATGTTCTTTGCCTCGACCGAGGGGCTGGCGGTCAGCTGA
- a CDS encoding NepR family anti-sigma factor, which produces MNTRREERRRAAIEKQIDENLRRVYEQEATQQIPDKFLQLLDKLREQE; this is translated from the coding sequence ATGAATACGAGGCGGGAAGAACGCAGGCGGGCCGCGATCGAGAAGCAGATCGACGAGAATCTGCGGCGTGTCTATGAACAGGAAGCCACCCAGCAAATCCCCGACAAGTTCTTGCAGTTGCTCGACAAATTGCGCGAGCAGGAGTAA
- a CDS encoding RNA polymerase sigma factor, with translation MTFQKPAKAARSEGHGDPRDELVDHLPALRAFALSLTREGASADDLVQDTIVKAWTHIDKFQPGTNLRAWLFTILRNTFYSARRKTRREVSDTDGIHAARQAARPEHDGRLALNDFRHAFEKLPDEQREALILVGASGFSYEEAASMTGVAVGTVKSRANRGRRRLAELLHLEEGEELEMTDRATLAVMAQNNPVLR, from the coding sequence ATGACCTTTCAGAAACCGGCGAAAGCCGCCCGCTCCGAAGGCCATGGCGACCCTCGGGACGAATTGGTGGACCATCTGCCGGCGCTGCGGGCCTTTGCGCTGTCGCTCACGCGCGAGGGCGCCTCGGCCGACGACCTGGTGCAGGACACCATCGTCAAGGCCTGGACCCATATCGACAAGTTCCAGCCCGGCACCAACCTGCGGGCCTGGCTCTTCACCATCCTGCGCAACACCTTCTATTCCGCCCGGCGCAAGACCCGGCGCGAGGTCAGCGACACCGACGGCATCCATGCCGCCCGCCAGGCCGCCCGGCCCGAACATGACGGCCGCCTGGCCCTGAACGATTTCCGCCACGCCTTCGAGAAGCTGCCCGACGAGCAGCGCGAGGCGCTGATCCTGGTCGGGGCCTCGGGCTTTTCCTACGAGGAAGCCGCCTCGATGACCGGCGTCGCCGTCGGCACGGTCAAGTCGCGCGCCAACCGCGGCCGCCGCCGCCTGGCCGAGCTGCTGCACCTGGAAGAGGGCGAGGAGCTCGAGATGACCGACCGCGCCACGCTGGCGGTGATGGCGCAGAACAACCCCGTCCTGCGCTGA
- a CDS encoding histidine kinase dimerization/phosphoacceptor domain -containing protein, producing the protein MLRRLFDRMEFTKGLGFRLGGLLSVAILPIGLISVIQTLHLSREYERSSEIALLGRTATAAAGERALLQGALGTADALGPAVLETMDRPQACSDIMRGFVQRTVSFVYASFTRLDGVTECSSVPGVHDVSDDPAYRQFRDSPGTLVTSSPVGAVSGLPVVVVIQPLYRGVDLLGYISVSLSHDMLRSTHVAELGTDGARILTFNNQGQVLSSDSEPLADFDEVLPRDKSLTSLLSRSETTFRDYTSAGERRVFSVVPVVPGLVYALGSWNRADSGIAGIDITRRTALILPLILWAASLVVAYFAVYRLVLRHIRELRGQMRRFAIGDRSAPPPVLTDAPAEIEDMSQTFHNMARILIRDEEAMEASVNEKTVLLKEVHHRVKNNLQLIASIINMQIRMIDHDDARRVLRSVQDRVASLATIYRNLYQAEHLDSVEADRLISDIINQMANASVGPGGGLRIETQLEPLVLMPDQAVPLTLLATEAFTNALKYSGVADPQSRPWVRVRLGMDGPQHAVLEVENSVGAASLAESTGLGSQLIEAFAMQLEGDATQEADDRHYLLRLRFRVENLAKRETGTPGAVVLTSASRPGARH; encoded by the coding sequence GTGCTGCGGCGATTGTTCGACCGGATGGAATTCACCAAGGGCCTGGGCTTCCGGCTGGGCGGCCTTTTGTCGGTGGCGATCCTGCCGATCGGGCTGATCTCGGTCATCCAGACCCTGCACCTGTCGCGCGAATACGAACGCAGTTCGGAAATCGCGCTGCTGGGCCGCACCGCCACCGCCGCCGCCGGCGAACGCGCGCTTTTGCAGGGCGCGCTCGGCACCGCCGACGCGCTGGGCCCGGCGGTGCTGGAAACCATGGACCGGCCGCAGGCCTGTTCCGACATCATGCGCGGCTTCGTGCAGCGCACGGTCAGCTTCGTCTATGCCAGCTTCACCCGGCTGGACGGGGTCACGGAATGCTCCTCGGTGCCGGGGGTGCATGACGTCTCGGACGATCCGGCCTATCGCCAGTTCCGCGACAGCCCCGGCACCCTGGTCACCAGCAGCCCGGTGGGCGCGGTCAGCGGCCTGCCGGTGGTGGTGGTGATCCAGCCGCTTTATCGCGGCGTCGATCTCTTGGGCTATATCAGCGTCTCACTGTCGCATGACATGCTGCGCTCGACCCATGTCGCCGAGCTGGGGACCGACGGCGCCCGCATCCTGACCTTCAACAACCAGGGCCAGGTGCTGTCCTCGGACAGCGAGCCCCTGGCGGATTTCGACGAGGTGCTGCCGCGCGACAAGTCGCTGACCTCGCTTCTGTCGCGCAGCGAGACCACCTTCCGCGACTATACCAGCGCGGGCGAGCGGCGGGTGTTCAGCGTCGTGCCGGTGGTGCCGGGCCTGGTCTATGCGCTGGGCTCGTGGAACCGTGCCGACAGCGGCATCGCCGGCATCGACATCACCCGGCGCACGGCGCTGATCCTGCCCCTGATCCTGTGGGCGGCCTCGCTGGTGGTGGCCTATTTCGCGGTCTACCGCCTGGTGCTGCGCCATATCCGCGAACTGCGCGGCCAGATGCGCCGCTTCGCCATCGGCGACCGCTCGGCCCCGCCGCCGGTGCTGACCGACGCCCCGGCCGAGATCGAGGACATGAGCCAGACCTTCCACAACATGGCCCGCATCCTGATCCGCGACGAAGAGGCGATGGAGGCTTCGGTCAACGAAAAGACCGTGCTGCTGAAAGAGGTGCATCACCGGGTCAAGAACAACCTGCAGCTGATCGCCTCGATCATCAACATGCAGATCCGCATGATCGACCACGACGACGCGCGCCGGGTGCTGCGCTCGGTCCAGGACCGGGTGGCGTCGCTGGCGACGATCTATCGCAATCTCTACCAGGCCGAGCACCTGGATTCGGTCGAGGCCGACCGGCTGATCAGCGACATCATCAACCAGATGGCCAATGCCTCGGTCGGGCCCGGCGGCGGGCTGCGCATCGAGACCCAGCTCGAGCCCCTGGTGCTGATGCCCGACCAGGCGGTGCCGCTGACGCTGCTGGCGACCGAGGCCTTTACCAATGCGCTGAAATATTCCGGCGTGGCCGATCCGCAGTCCCGGCCCTGGGTGCGGGTGCGGCTGGGCATGGACGGGCCGCAGCACGCCGTGCTGGAGGTCGAGAACTCGGTCGGCGCCGCCAGCCTTGCCGAAAGCACCGGCCTCGGCAGCCAGCTGATCGAGGCCTTCGCCATGCAGCTGGAAGGCGATGCGACGCAAGAGGCGGACGACCGTCACTACCTGCTGCGGCTGCGCTTCCGGGTCGAGAACCTGGCAAAACGCGAAACCGGCACGCCGGGCGCGGTGGTGCTGACCTCGGCCTCGCGCCCGGGGGCGCGGCATTAG
- a CDS encoding YihY/virulence factor BrkB family protein → MIRDWWLFLQAIFERMDKIHMTLIAAGVAFYAMFAVFPGLAALFALWGLWYDPQQLEQYVHATDEFIPSGAADIIYGQINSLIAAGRTQLGWTTAISFLIATISARQGVGGLIQGLNAAHGVRSHPTIWGFILAYLLTLVIVGVIALGLATIIVVPIAFNFLPDVPLRNWLIGSVPWMAIFFIVLLVIGIIYRYGPNVKTPRTPIFTWGSVFAALAWAGVSYGFSAYLASFNSYNRIYGSIGAVIALLMWFYLGGFTVLLGAMLNLELARRRRFLAARKLRQAAKEAAGE, encoded by the coding sequence GTGATCAGGGATTGGTGGCTGTTCCTTCAGGCGATCTTCGAGCGCATGGACAAGATCCACATGACCCTGATCGCGGCGGGCGTGGCCTTCTATGCCATGTTCGCGGTCTTCCCGGGCCTGGCGGCGCTGTTCGCGCTGTGGGGGCTGTGGTACGACCCGCAGCAGCTGGAGCAATACGTCCATGCCACCGACGAATTCATCCCCTCGGGCGCGGCGGATATCATCTATGGCCAGATCAATTCGCTGATCGCCGCCGGGCGCACGCAGCTGGGCTGGACCACGGCGATTTCCTTCCTGATCGCGACGATCTCGGCCCGGCAGGGGGTCGGAGGGCTGATCCAGGGGCTGAACGCGGCGCATGGCGTGCGCTCGCACCCGACGATCTGGGGCTTCATCCTGGCCTATCTGCTGACGCTGGTCATCGTCGGCGTGATCGCGCTGGGGCTGGCGACGATCATCGTGGTGCCCATCGCCTTCAACTTCCTGCCCGACGTGCCGCTGCGGAACTGGCTGATCGGCTCGGTGCCCTGGATGGCAATCTTCTTCATCGTGCTCTTGGTGATCGGCATCATCTATCGCTATGGGCCGAACGTGAAGACGCCGCGCACGCCGATCTTCACCTGGGGTTCGGTCTTTGCGGCGCTGGCTTGGGCGGGGGTGTCCTATGGCTTCTCGGCCTATCTGGCGAGCTTCAACAGCTACAACCGCATCTATGGCTCGATCGGGGCGGTGATCGCGCTGCTGATGTGGTTCTACCTGGGCGGGTTCACCGTGCTGTTGGGCGCCATGCTGAACCTGGAGCTGGCCCGGCGGCGGCGGTTCCTGGCGGCGCGGAAGCTGCGGCAGGCGGCGAAAGAGGCGGCGGGGGAGTGA
- the dnaQ gene encoding DNA polymerase III subunit epsilon: protein MREIVLDTETTGFDPDSGDRIVEIGALELMNHLPTGRTFHVYINPERPMPQEAFEVHGLGDDFLRDKPRFAEVAADFVAFIGEDARLVIHNAQFDMKFLNWELKAAGYPAMPHSRAVDTLEIARMQFPGAQNSLDALCRRFRVDNSGRTLHGALLDSELLAEVYLALRGGRQPGLVLESAGQSVVVANAVAAPLAPRGPRPRALAPRLTADEAEAHAAFVAKLGEKAVWLRYSAGENR from the coding sequence ATGCGTGAGATCGTTCTGGATACCGAGACCACCGGCTTCGACCCCGACAGCGGCGACCGCATCGTCGAGATCGGCGCGCTGGAGCTGATGAACCACCTGCCCACGGGCCGGACCTTCCATGTCTACATCAACCCCGAGCGCCCGATGCCGCAGGAGGCCTTCGAGGTGCATGGGTTGGGCGACGACTTCCTGCGCGACAAGCCGCGCTTTGCCGAGGTGGCCGCCGATTTCGTCGCCTTCATCGGCGAGGACGCCCGGCTGGTGATCCACAACGCCCAGTTCGACATGAAATTCCTGAACTGGGAGCTGAAGGCGGCGGGCTATCCGGCGATGCCCCACAGCCGCGCGGTGGACACGCTGGAAATCGCCCGGATGCAGTTCCCGGGGGCGCAGAACTCGCTGGACGCCTTGTGCCGGCGGTTCCGGGTCGACAATTCGGGGCGGACGCTGCACGGCGCGCTGCTGGACAGCGAGCTGCTGGCCGAGGTCTATCTGGCGCTGCGCGGCGGCCGCCAGCCCGGGCTGGTGCTGGAAAGCGCCGGGCAGAGCGTGGTGGTCGCGAACGCGGTGGCCGCGCCCCTGGCGCCGCGCGGGCCGCGGCCGCGGGCGCTGGCGCCGCGCCTGACCGCCGACGAGGCCGAGGCCCATGCCGCCTTCGTCGCGAAACTGGGCGAAAAGGCGGTGTGGCTGCGCTACAGCGCCGGCGAAAACCGCTAG
- the coaE gene encoding dephospho-CoA kinase (Dephospho-CoA kinase (CoaE) performs the final step in coenzyme A biosynthesis.), which produces MSFLLGLTGGIGMGKSTASAIFRALGHPVWDADAAVHRLYAPGGAAVAPVAAAFPGVLRDGGIDRAALKAQLAADPDGFARLEAIVHPLVAADRAAFVAAQADAPIVVLDIPLLFEGNSHAQMDGVAVVSAPPEVQRARVLARPGMDAAGLAMILARQMPDAEKRARADWVIPSETLDGARAAIMDICAEIMARRPHA; this is translated from the coding sequence ATGAGCTTCCTGCTGGGCCTGACCGGCGGCATCGGCATGGGGAAGTCCACCGCCTCGGCGATCTTTCGCGCGCTGGGGCATCCGGTCTGGGACGCGGATGCGGCGGTGCACCGGCTTTACGCCCCGGGCGGGGCGGCGGTGGCCCCGGTCGCCGCGGCCTTTCCCGGCGTGCTGCGCGACGGCGGCATCGACCGCGCCGCGCTGAAGGCGCAGCTGGCGGCCGACCCGGACGGGTTCGCCCGGCTGGAGGCCATCGTGCATCCGCTGGTCGCCGCCGACCGCGCCGCTTTCGTCGCCGCGCAGGCCGATGCGCCCATCGTGGTGCTGGACATCCCGCTGCTGTTCGAGGGCAACTCGCACGCGCAGATGGACGGGGTGGCGGTGGTCTCGGCCCCGCCCGAGGTGCAGCGGGCGCGGGTGCTGGCCCGGCCGGGCATGGACGCGGCGGGGCTCGCGATGATCCTGGCCCGGCAGATGCCGGATGCGGAAAAGCGCGCGCGGGCCGATTGGGTGATCCCGTCCGAGACGCTTGACGGCGCGCGGGCGGCGATCATGGACATCTGCGCCGAGATCATGGCAAGACGGCCGCATGCGTGA